The following coding sequences are from one Triticum aestivum cultivar Chinese Spring chromosome 5A, IWGSC CS RefSeq v2.1, whole genome shotgun sequence window:
- the LOC123107296 gene encoding oleosin Zm-II-like, with amino-acid sequence MATTALARAYQQHGRKQQQYQLLRRMEGLSLGSALRSDPHAPALAAAALLIPLGTVLLGLSGLFLLATLAGIALAAPLVLPFSPVLMPAALAVAGLGAPAFFAHRVGDDVRDALGTTKAWNVAIT; translated from the coding sequence ATGGCCACGACAGCATTAGCGCGTGCGTACCAGCAACACGGCAGGAAGCAGCAGCAGTACCAGCTGCTACGGCGCATGGAGGGGCTGAGCCTGGGGTCTGCGCTCCGCAGCGACCCACACGCCCCCGCGCTAGCCGCGGCAGCGCTCCTCATCCCACTTGGCACCGTGTTGTTGGGCCTCTCCGGCCTCTTCCTGTTGGCCACGCTCGCCGGCATTGCGCTCGCGGCGCCTCTCGTTCTTCCCTTCAGTCCGGTGCTCATGCCCGCCGCGCTAGCCGTCGCGGGGCTCGGCGCCCCGGCCTTCTTCGCACATAGAGTTGGGGACGACGTCAGGGATGCTCTAGGCACCACCAAAGCGTGGAACGTCGCCATCACCTAG